TTTCCTGTTGATCTGGAAGCGCTGCTTAAACTCGTACTATATCTTCGATCCCAATGGACGGGATGAAAACTGCGAACGGAATTTCGAGGAGGGGAAGTGCTCACTGATGGCCACTCGTTATACGGAGCACTTGGTCCATTTGATCACCAAGTTCAGTGATCTGCAGCCACAGGATGAATTTAATATCTTTGAGATATCACTGACTCAGTATGGCAAACTTAAGGAGTTGCCTATTGATTCGGCGGAAAACGAGGAGTACCACAAACTTTGGGCGCCAGTCAATGAGAACTTTGCGGTAAAAACTGCGGCCACAGGTGGTATTCACCAACCAATCTCCGGAAATGAGAAGAATGCATCGCTGGTTGTGTCATTAATAGCTCTGATTTACTCGGAATTTGAGCTGGCCAAACTTTGGAAACCGGGTACCGTGGATGACATCATAAGGTATGGTGTGGCCTACTACAAAACCCTTCGGAAGAAGTTCCGCCTGGATGGCAAACGCTGGAAGAACAAGAAGCCCCATTTGAATGTGGTGGATTTGCCAGAAATGTTCCTCATGGGTGCATTTAAGGCCACCGTTCGAAAGCATCCCTTCATGATCAATGGTCATGTGGCGGATTGCAGGAACTATCTGGAATCCCAGCTAACGATGGCACTGCACCAGTTGTTCAACATGCCCCAGTGGCCATCTGCCCTGCTTCAGATCGATAATTCAGTGATGGCTGTATGGCGAGACAGGGAGTTCTTCTATGTCTTTGATCCCTTCCGGCGGAATCGAACTGGTCTGGTGGTGGATCCCGATGACTATAGCATTAAGGGATTGGCTGTGCTGCAACTGCACGCTACCTTCGATTCCTTTGTCCGTGTGATCTATATGAATGCCCTGAAGATGCGAAGGGGTGGTAAGTTCTTTATCCATGGCATTCGGACTGGCTGCATCCGACCGCTGCAGGTGATGACCCCGCAGACAAACAGGTTTCCGGGATTACAGATGGGCCTGCCCACATTCACGGATGAACCACCAATGCCAGAGCTTAAACAGAAAAAGAGTATTGAGAGTATACCGGAGGAGGATCGCTTCCCCACAGTCGATGATAAGGAAATGGTGGAGGAGCTGATCAATATGATCATCAATAGTATTATTAAGGAACTGCCAGAACCACAACCCAAGAGACCACGTCTCTATAAGCCTGCTCAAAAGGTCCTCCTGCGTACGGATCAAGAGAATCTCAAGGCTCTGCGTCTAAAGATCAAGCGGGGCTATGAGCTtgggcaggaggaggaggaggacctGAAGAGAGTGCTcacggtggaggaggaggtggctcTCAAGAGCAACTTCAAGGCGTTGCCGGACGGCTCCTGGATTATCGTGGGAACCACTCAGCTGCCCCAGTTGGACGAGGAGATGGCTAAACTGGGAGGTCTCCTGGCTGGCTTGGTAGCCATGGCTGTCTCAGCGAAGTACAAGCTGTCCACCTGGAATTCTGAACTAATTGAGTTTAGCTTGGAATCTGCAAACAGCTTTGGAGATGATTATCAGAACTACGAATCCATATTGGACTGCCTATTAGCAAAGAAATTACCGGATATTTCCATCGGCGAGAGCAACTTCAGTTTGGAGGTGAAGAAAGTGGTGAAGTCCTCGGTTATGGTTCCCCTTCGCCAGGTACTTGTGGATCTACTGGTGGACAATAATAGGCTGCTCCTCGTTTGTCCACGTTTTTCCTGTGTAATCTTTAAGCGTTACAACTTTGTCTACATGTTCATTGGGTTTCCCTGCAACGCAATTGGCTATAGAAAGGGTGGATCCGGTCCAGCTTGTCTCCTTCGATTTGTGGAACTAGATGCATTGATCAAGCGCATTGAATTCGGCTGCAATCCCCAGGGTTGTTCGGTTATGAACTTTATTGTGGCTTGCATCCAAATGGTAGATAATAATCTTCATGGACGCTTTAGATCTTGGAGAAAGGAGGATGATGATAAGGAAGTAAAGCAGGAGACGGCTAGGCAGAAGAAACTGCGCGAGCAAAGACTAGAGAAGATGCGCTACATCGACGAGGAGCTCAAAAAGGAGAACGAGCGCATTCAGATGTTCCTCAAGGCCAAACAGGAGCACATGGACCGCAAGGCTGGAAAAAAACGTAAGTGCGATTGTGTATACAAAATAGTGTGCTATGTTTTTTGCAGATCCTTGTTTAAAAGGAATTTATTGCTAATGTTCCATATTTTTGTTACCTTTCAGCCGAGTACAGGGACATTGGAATCGACGAGGGCGAAGGCGAGGAGGGCGACGAGGAGGAAGACATGATCGGTGATGGAGAGGGCGAAGAGGAAGGCGAAggcgaggaggaggtggaacTGAAGCACCTACCAGGCAAGAAGTTACCCAAGGAACTTCGTCGGGCATACAAGCCGCGTCCCATAATGTTTGGCTACAGAATGCGCGAGAAGGACTGCAACTTTAAGATCCAGGGCAGCCTGGCACTCGAGGGACGCGACGAGGGTTCATTCAAGACCATCAAGCCGTGCTACTTCGCCTCCGCTCTGGCCATCATCAGTTGCTCCTTGCGTCCCTTGAACCAATGGAACTCCTACCGCATCGATAGGGTAATCAATAATGCCAAGGCCATTTCCAAGGGCGTCTGCGAATTGGAATCAGTATTCGAACGGGTTGTCCGCCACGTTACCATAGATGATTACGAGTTTGACATCTGGATCCGTTGCTTTGAGCCGGCTGGCATGTGGACCCCTACCCCGGTGAAGAAACCGGATACTCCGGAAGTAGGCCTCATGATCTTCAAGAAGAAGTTCGGCAAGTTGTTGAACCTGCGTAAATATATGATTATCTTCACGCCCAATGGAAGTTATGCCATCTACCACGACGAGTTCTTCCACGTCTTTGATCCCTATGGCAGTATGGAGAAACCGGGACAGGATGAGGAACAAGAGGACGAAGGCGATGAGGAGGGcggcaaaaagaagaagagaTGCCCCAAGGGACCTAAGAGGTGGCCCGAAAGAAATACTGCCTCCTGGGTTCTCCTCTATGATGTTGATTCGCTGCTTAAGTACATCGACGAACGAAGTGCCGTGAAGAACTGGAAGGAGAAGAACCTGTACAAGTTCTTTGTGGTTGATGTCCTGTCACACAAGAAGGCCGCTCCCAATGCCAGAATCCTTCAGCTGCTTACGGATCTCTCGATCCCAATGACATGTACAAATAAGCAGTATGGTAGACCGGAATACGAGATCTGTGCCACCAATGAATCGCTCGGATGGCTGGAACTGGAGAATTGCCTGCCCGTGTGGAGCAGATTGAATCGAAGGAATACCGCGGGCAAGTACCGCAACCTGCCCATCAGCAAGATTAAGAAGTTCGACATCGAGATCGAGGGTCGCCTATGGTCGCTATGGGGCAATCTCCATCCAGAGGCTCCTGTCTTCGAGGACGACGTTAGGGGTCGTCAGTATTTGGGTTGCTATGTGATGGCCTGCTGTGCGGCCAGCGTTTACCGGTTGATGGACTGGAGTCCACATCTTCTGGACACCATTGTGGTCAGCGGAAGCACCTACTTCAAGGAGAGCATTGATCAGATCAACAAGGAGGACTACGAATTCTCACTGGAGAACCTCAACATCGACTGCTCTATGGACACCATTAACTTTGTGGTGCACATAGAACATGTTTGCTATGGGAAACTGTACCGGGTCCCCACATTTAATCGAATGAATCTATCCGAGGCCCTTATCTACTTCTTCAGTCACTATCAGTTTGGAATTGTGAGTGTGCGAAAGCGGTCACTGGCCATTGGATTTTGCCCCAGCCACGATGGTGGATATTTTATGTACGACTGCCAGGAGAAGGATCACCCACTGTTCCCCAAGCAGCAAGGTGCTTCCTACATGCTGCGTACCCGGCATCTACAGGTGCTCCTCTACTGCGTAGTGGTCACCCTAAATGTGCCATTCTATAACATTGACTTCAGCATTCACAAGGTAGAGATGATGCGCGAAGGAGCCACCGTGGAGAACGAAGAGGAGGAGGGTGGCGAAGAGGGAGGTGCTTGACGGGATTTTGGTTGAGAAACGTTTGGTATTCGTTGGGTCTGgaactttaaattatttttactaaTAGTTTGGATACAATTTGTGGaaagcataaataaaacataaaatctCTTTTTAAGATGATGGTTGATAAGAagatcgaaattgaaattatacaaACGCTTCACACGTGACTAATGGAATTCCGACCGGATTTTCTAAAGCATATAGTTTGctttaatttcgaaatttaataTGCTCTGTTAGAACTAGGGTAAACATTTCttcaaatttcatatttaatatgcTCTTTAAGAACTAGGGtaaacataaaacaacaaTTAGATGACGCATCGTCGTATGACTCGATGTCGTCATTGGGTGACTCAATTTTGTGTGACTTAATGCCTCAGACGACGCTGTTCTTCGGCCTGTTTGTAGTAATAGCCATCGGCACGGAGTTCGTGGGCGGGCTCTGGTTCCAGATGCTCTTGGGTCTCCACATCGGATGGAGCCATGGGCTGCTGGACATCCAGAACGTACGTTgtttgctgctcctcctgttCTGGTTGATCCTGCGGTTGCTGGGGCTGCTGTTCCTGGGGCTCATCGTGCATCTGGATCTGCTGCATCTGCTCCTGGTATTGCTGGTAGGTCAGCTGCTGCTCAGAAACTGGTGCGGGAGGCAGGTAACGATGTGCGAGCTCTGGCTGTTGCTGGACCTTCTCCATGATAGCTTGCTGAGGTTCCATCACTTCCATCTGGGGCATCATCATGGGCTCAACGGTCATCTCAACTGGCACGGGAACGGGTGCAGGTGCAGGTGGCAGGTAGCGAGAGGAGGGCATGGCTTCCTGCTGATCAACTGCAGCGGGAGGAGTGAGAAGACTGCTGGGCATGGGCTCCATCTGACCTTGTTCATTTGGACGCATGTACTCCACTTGCTCGGGCAGCTCTCGCAGCTCTTGTTGCTCGATGCTCATGGACACAGCGTGTTCCGGACGAGGAGGCGGAAGGTAGCTGGTGCTGGGCTGTAAGTGGGACACATCGGCGGCGGCCAGGCAGGCGCACAAAGCGAGAGTCAGGACGAAGGTTTTCTGAAAGCCAAGCATTTATgaagtatttaaaatttaaaaatgaagaaTCAATACAAGGATACATAATGTAAGGTTCAAAATTATGCAGCTATCCGCATTAGTTCGAAAGTacatatttattcttgatACTGTTATTTCATATCCTTTGTTCTCCTCTTATGGAGTTTTAAAATCCTTTCCGAATACTTACCATCTTGTTGGATGTATGGCTGTGAAGCGTCTGATGTCGGAACAGATCGAAGTTATGATATTTATATGAGTACAGCTTCGGTGGAGACCTTCGCTTGGGACAGCCAATAAGTTAAGGTAGTGGGTTTCGAGGCGATTCCGTTATTTGATTTGTCGACGGTTTTGGGCTTTGATTTTCTTTAGTTTTGTCGCATCtcaacaaacaatttgccaaacaaacaTTCGAATGGCTAAATATCCAAGTATTCCAGCTGAATCATCACCACTGCCGGCCGCCAAGCAAACCATAGCCATATGATCCCATCCGATTCAAGTCAAGCCTCAATTGGACTCAGTTTAAGCCACTTTTGTCTATTTTTGTACCCTTACAGAGGGTAATGTGCTTGTTAGTGCACACGGGGAAGGCGATTctatctaaataaatatttgacagCATAGTGTATAGTTTATgtaaaagcaataaaatattcctttttGACGGTACAATTACAATGGAAATTGGGttcaaattataattattaatgacTTGTTATcgacaaatcaaataaaataataaacacgATAGTACTAATTatctaattattattattattattaataaagaaTCCATATATCCATCCATAACTTCATAAAATTGATAAGATAAATCTTACAGATGAATATACGTTATTAAATAGGGTGTTCAAACGTCACGGtgccaaaaaacatatttctCCACTTTTAGCTCTTCTCCTCTCTTTATTTCTGTCCTCACCTGCTGACAGGTGCCACTTGACGGGGCGTTTGACAATCTCAATTGGGCTCAAGAGCTCCGGCTCGAGGCGTATAAACTGGAGTACGCTTGGTCTGGGAATCCAAGGTTCCCCGTATTCGCTTTTCAGTCTGTGAGTTTTGCACGTACCCTCCTGACCTTCTTCTTCAGATTTCACGGCCAATGGATAGATTGTCCAACCCCGGGCGAGCATGTTTGCGTATTTCCAAAGGGGCCGGTCCGGAAAAGCAAAAATAGGAACTTCAGCTTAACAAATTTGATCTTATTCcagtaattaatattattacaatTAGCTTTTAACTTGGCATATTTTTCGGACCAATGCTTTTCTTATGGGATATTTTTGACCTTaaaccaatttttattttgtaatttacattttcttatAGGCTATATTATAGGCCTTTTTCAATCCAGTTTTCAGGTTTTCTAAACTCCGACTGGATGTGtacataatttttattttcacactGTTTACATTCCCATTTATGGGAACCGAACCCGAAAAACTTTAagcaattttatatatttatttcggtAGCGCTTTTATAAATTATCTTGTAAGTGCCAAAGAGCTTAGACATAAATGTACGAGTGCATTCGTTGTGGTCATCGAAGAAACAGTTTGAGTCCTCGAATTGGCGACAACTTCAAATTCGGCAGAGAGGATTATGTTGAGGGAGCTTCGAGCTGGTGTAACTTCTGCAGCGAGTTGACCTTCTTTACAAAGAGCAACAGTACGACACAGGACGACAGTATGGCTAAGCAACAGAAAAATTGGGCCGTGGAGGCCGTGGATCCTCCGAAAAACGGGCCATCCTTCACTATACTGCCCAACAGGAATGGATATTTGAATCGGAATCTTCAGATTCCACGTGATAATGATGCACCGCCACCTGTTACACCACTTAACGTtcctttaaattttattacTCGACCCCAGACTGATAAGCCGATCCTAGGCCACTCAAGCCCAgtaaagaaaacgaaaaaagctGAAATGATGCCGCGCACTGCAAGATCTCCAAAAGTTAAGGGTATTGAACTCTTACGATCTACGCCACCCAAGCATCTGAGTCTAGAATTACCCCTAAATCCGGATCGTCGTTTGTCGCCAGTTAACCCGTATAAGATGAACCAAAAGCATCGCGTTGAACGACATCAAATCTCAGGCACTTccaacaaaaaagtaaaaggctCAGAACTATATATGGGATATTCTGGTCCGGTATTTTCCCTCAAGGATATCAAGAAGCTGCAGCGTCACTTTGCTGCCGATGATTCTGAGCCGGGGACTTCCAGGCAAGACAGCCATGTTCAGAGCATAGCCAGGAGTGAAGGGAAAGTTTTAAATTCTAGCcacattacgtttaaaaaaaaacttaccGAGAAACGGCAACAAATGAGGAAGTTGGCTTCAATGCGAACGAGGCTTAATGTGAAATATCAGATGACTCAAATGGAACTGGACGACCTGGAGCGCATGAACCATCGGTCGCCAACAGGACGACGTAAGCGACAGAGTGGTGGAGCTCACATCACATTGTCACGTCTAGTGTCGAAAATGGAAATCGGAAAACGAATAGAAGAAAGCAGGAAGTTGCTCAAGGAGGAAACTCTTGAAACCCTACTAAAAGCTCTAGGCGAAGATAATTTACCATTTGTGAATGGAAAGAACTTGGTTAAGGATCAGAAATCGCTGGACAGTCTGAAACCATTGGGCACACGTCCGacaacggaaacggaaatggaaagtGTTGCTGAAACCGTTATTTATAGCGATTTCGGCTCGGAAACGGAAACACATATAGATAGCACCTCATCGACGGCTTGCGAATCTGTGAGGACGAAGACTATTTATATACCCTTGCCCTGTCAGCTGAGAAACCCCTTTGCATCCCCCGAAAAAGTGGGATACTACATGCCCAATGCCTATCATCCCAAGGATAATATTCAAGAATCGCAGCCTTTGGTCACGTCTCCCAGGCTTTGCACCCTAGTGTCCTCGGCACAACGGGCACTCTTCACTCGCTTCGTCAACGATCCCTTGGATATAGTAAGGCTAATCCAAAGTATGGACGAATCGACGGAAGTCTCCCTGAACGCGCCCAGAGCTCAGTTCTCCACCATAGCTTGTGCGGAGAGGGAACTGCCGCGCTTGATCGAGAAGAAACCCTATGTGACCAGGAGGGAAGGAGCCAAGGAATTTGATGTTTCCCGATCACCAGTCCGTTGTCCCGATCACGACTGTCAGCGGCTGTGCTTTGTCTCGGATTTTAATACCCACATGCTGCTCGATCATCGTTCTCTAACCATGGAGCGGATTAAGGCAAGGCATACCAAGACCTTCTTCTTGGACACCAACATGACGATGCTGGACAAAGCCAAGTGTCACATGGTTTATATGGTGCGGGATAAGGTTATCGACACCCAGGCCGAGGATTTGAACGATCTGTTGCCCGTGATGGTAATGAGTGGCCGCACCCACTTATCGAAGTCTTTCGGTCATGAGGAACTTCGTACTACGGGAGTTCTTAGTCGGCAAAAACCCACTTCGGATATAGAGATGTTTGTTCTCTGGCTGACCGGATTTATACCACGCAATATACAACTACTGGCTACCATTTCGCTCTGGTCCACTCTGGGTCCCCAGATGGCCGATTGCGTTGGCGTTAACACTGGTTATGTCTACGATATCCGAGCACCCAGCGATGTGGGCCAAGTATTGCGCAGTCGGTGCTCCATGATACTGCCCATGAGCATGATCAAAAAAATGACCAATAATGCGCGCAGATTCCTAGCCGTTCAGGTGCaggtttattaaatttttaagtaCTGATTACATaggttttaataaaatacaactTTTGTTACAAGTGAAACCTACatctttataaaaataaatttatgttgcTTCTGAAGGGCAGTGTACTGTACTATTCTTAAAGCATATCTTGTGACTATTTTAgataattatacatttttttttgtattaaaaagtttGGATACATGtagaattaaattattgtactGCTACCTTCAGGCAAGCTAAACAATTATATGTTTAAGGAATAGGACTTAGTAATACTATTGTATTAGGCATAAAgttaacaaattttatttatatttaatgatagatattttataaatttaaatatttattgacaaCTAATACTAAGAATTACGACATGGTTCTAGAAGATAGATCCTGTGGGTGGTCTTTTTAGTCTTCTCCTTACATTGTGCCGTAACAAACGTCCAGCGAGAACATTTGGATGCCGGTTCAGCCTGTCTTCGTACTCCTGAGCTAGTGTTTGGATAACGTCCCCAACCTTCTCTATTGCCAGATCTCTTTCTATATCACTAGTGCGCATGTACCAGGGAGCATTGCACATTCTCAGTATTTTACTCTGAGCTGAACGGATTTTGTTTATGTGGAATCTAGGAACCATAGGAATAATTATACattgaaattgtaattttttcgAACAGCAATTTAGAGTTGCTAATAAATCTGTCACCCTCTCGCTGAGATGCAAAAGAGCTGTGTATGCGTATGGTTATACGGGATCCAGATTTGGGGAATCGCagtcaaatcaaattacaaaCGAATCCAGGTGATGCAAAATCGAGCACTGCGACAAATAACCAACTGCCCCTGGTACGTACGGAACTCTACACTCCATAAGGACCTCAATCTCTACACAGTTGAGGAACAAATTGACACACAAGTCGATACAGTGACAGACTACAGAGTCATAGCAGCCTTCTTGCAAGACGTCTTATCCCCGCTCGACCTCTGAGACGACTCAAAAGGCAAGGCTTTGCCAAGACATTTGGACAGCAGTAAAAACTGCTATGTATATATGCTCCTACTTCactaatttgtatatagtGTTTGGTTACCCCTAGAATATTTCTCCCCTGTGATGttaagatacaatattatgatgtacggattcttcacttaataaataaaacataaaaaaaaaaataaatctgtaGAAAACATTGCATACTTCTAGGCTTTGCGTTGGGTTTTCTCTATACAGTCGGTGTCTATCACGGTCGTCAAAATGACTCaaccaataataaaaatcggaTTGTAGAATGCACGTGGACTAGCTGGGAACTCTTTGGCTTTTCCTAATCACGCAAGGTATCGATATCATGGTTGCCACTGAAACACACGTGCGAGAGAAACAGCGCCTGGTTACTATACCTAACACGCCGTCCACCCCAGTGGAAACAGCAGAGGCGGTGCCACTGTTATAGTGCACTCCTCCTTGCAACACTGTCCCCAACCTCTAATCTCAACCAACGACCGGCAGGTAGCGAGTGTGCAGCTACAGACTTCAGAGGGAAAGGTTACATTAGCTTCGGTGTATCTCCCACCCAGCGAGCGTTTTATAAAAGCGTATATAGCAGGTGGAGACTTCGATGCCAAATACGGTTTGTGGGGAAACTCAAGAGCCTGCGCTAGAGACAAACTCATTCAGGAAGTAGTCGCGAACGGCCACAACCAAATTTTGGCAACAGGAGAGCCAACATTTTTCTCCTTCAACACACAGACAGCTCCATCTGtccattaaattttttttgtaaccaAAGCCTACTCAATGAACAGATTCAACATCCGAACTCTGCACGATCTGTCATCAGATCACACCCCTCTCCTGGCTGATCTATATGTTTTGCAGCTGAAGAAGCATCAACGCTGCCGTTTCCTATCTCCTGGTATTAATAGCGAAGCTCTTATGGGTACCAACTCCTCCTCAAAATTCTCTCCGTGGATAATCACGAAAAGGTTTAAGTCTCAGGTCTCATGACCTTCTTGACAACAGGTCGATTAAAATCTAACCAGATCAAGCTCTGCGGTT
This genomic interval from Drosophila teissieri strain GT53w chromosome 3L, Prin_Dtei_1.1, whole genome shotgun sequence contains the following:
- the LOC122616951 gene encoding uncharacterized protein LOC122616951, with the translated sequence MYECIRCGHRRNSLSPRIGDNFKFGREDYVEGASSWCNFCSELTFFTKSNSTTQDDSMAKQQKNWAVEAVDPPKNGPSFTILPNRNGYLNRNLQIPRDNDAPPPVTPLNVPLNFITRPQTDKPILGHSSPVKKTKKAEMMPRTARSPKVKGIELLRSTPPKHLSLELPLNPDRRLSPVNPYKMNQKHRVERHQISGTSNKKVKGSELYMGYSGPVFSLKDIKKLQRHFAADDSEPGTSRQDSHVQSIARSEGKVLNSSHITFKKKLTEKRQQMRKLASMRTRLNVKYQMTQMELDDLERMNHRSPTGRRKRQSGGAHITLSRLVSKMEIGKRIEESRKLLKEETLETLLKALGEDNLPFVNGKNLVKDQKSLDSLKPLGTRPTTETEMESVAETVIYSDFGSETETHIDSTSSTACESVRTKTIYIPLPCQLRNPFASPEKVGYYMPNAYHPKDNIQESQPLVTSPRLCTLVSSAQRALFTRFVNDPLDIVRLIQSMDESTEVSLNAPRAQFSTIACAERELPRLIEKKPYVTRREGAKEFDVSRSPVRCPDHDCQRLCFVSDFNTHMLLDHRSLTMERIKARHTKTFFLDTNMTMLDKAKCHMVYMVRDKVIDTQAEDLNDLLPVMVMSGRTHLSKSFGHEELRTTGVLSRQKPTSDIEMFVLWLTGFIPRNIQLLATISLWSTLGPQMADCVGVNTGYVYDIRAPSDVGQVLRSRCSMILPMSMIKKMTNNARRFLAVQVQVY
- the LOC122616896 gene encoding putative uncharacterized protein DDB_G0294196 translates to MAMRRSPPKLYSYKYHNFDLFRHQTLHSHTSNKMKTFVLTLALCACLAAADVSHLQPSTSYLPPPRPEHAVSMSIEQQELRELPEQVEYMRPNEQGQMEPMPSSLLTPPAAVDQQEAMPSSRYLPPAPAPVPVPVEMTVEPMMMPQMEVMEPQQAIMEKVQQQPELAHRYLPPAPVSEQQLTYQQYQEQMQQIQMHDEPQEQQPQQPQDQPEQEEQQTTYVLDVQQPMAPSDVETQEHLEPEPAHELRADGYYYKQAEEQRRLRH
- the LOC122617016 gene encoding uncharacterized protein LOC122617016; this encodes MLKKFVEVNAECCPSNNPYEIRTFLGNETSPEWKAENCPPRDRVCKKKPPNSTISQVLTIEDELRRIHQKAEESRFIRPYKKKCALYDEYTMCIIPQRTPAELKTHAEMRERLLAARKDFGLVEHDARVDRTCPKDLVVLNSPMDMGEEEEQAEEGEEEEEGEVKPQLATPECSSDMIIIPDKRMLELKRPKSRIYLNETEVGPLEELPFPSYNPRVLQEGLEGENLKTYDIIEGCSPQDLWTWNVGYQKREEQMDQEFISASLPKYENDGELTLYNIPQQLDKTFTAEIVFGNRNIYPEPKKEPNRLQYYYRPSEIGAIIVAFVETFRLNPDFWTGSTMDGILKRGVKLTKKSADLNYKSEVNDFDIIQQVAERDAAVEIKIHFSGLLKNEPNMYKALSLFFSKYNACIFTSRDLFLLIWKRCLNSYYIFDPNGRDENCERNFEEGKCSLMATRYTEHLVHLITKFSDLQPQDEFNIFEISLTQYGKLKELPIDSAENEEYHKLWAPVNENFAVKTAATGGIHQPISGNEKNASLVVSLIALIYSEFELAKLWKPGTVDDIIRYGVAYYKTLRKKFRLDGKRWKNKKPHLNVVDLPEMFLMGAFKATVRKHPFMINGHVADCRNYLESQLTMALHQLFNMPQWPSALLQIDNSVMAVWRDREFFYVFDPFRRNRTGLVVDPDDYSIKGLAVLQLHATFDSFVRVIYMNALKMRRGGKFFIHGIRTGCIRPLQVMTPQTNRFPGLQMGLPTFTDEPPMPELKQKKSIESIPEEDRFPTVDDKEMVEELINMIINSIIKELPEPQPKRPRLYKPAQKVLLRTDQENLKALRLKIKRGYELGQEEEEDLKRVLTVEEEVALKSNFKALPDGSWIIVGTTQLPQLDEEMAKLGGLLAGLVAMAVSAKYKLSTWNSELIEFSLESANSFGDDYQNYESILDCLLAKKLPDISIGESNFSLEVKKVVKSSVMVPLRQVLVDLLVDNNRLLLVCPRFSCVIFKRYNFVYMFIGFPCNAIGYRKGGSGPACLLRFVELDALIKRIEFGCNPQGCSVMNFIVACIQMVDNNLHGRFRSWRKEDDDKEVKQETARQKKLREQRLEKMRYIDEELKKENERIQMFLKAKQEHMDRKAGKKPEYRDIGIDEGEGEEGDEEEDMIGDGEGEEEGEGEEEVELKHLPGKKLPKELRRAYKPRPIMFGYRMREKDCNFKIQGSLALEGRDEGSFKTIKPCYFASALAIISCSLRPLNQWNSYRIDRVINNAKAISKGVCELESVFERVVRHVTIDDYEFDIWIRCFEPAGMWTPTPVKKPDTPEVGLMIFKKKFGKLLNLRKYMIIFTPNGSYAIYHDEFFHVFDPYGSMEKPGQDEEQEDEGDEEGGKKKKRCPKGPKRWPERNTASWVLLYDVDSLLKYIDERSAVKNWKEKNLYKFFVVDVLSHKKAAPNARILQLLTDLSIPMTCTNKQYGRPEYEICATNESLGWLELENCLPVWSRLNRRNTAGKYRNLPISKIKKFDIEIEGRLWSLWGNLHPEAPVFEDDVRGRQYLGCYVMACCAASVYRLMDWSPHLLDTIVVSGSTYFKESIDQINKEDYEFSLENLNIDCSMDTINFVVHIEHVCYGKLYRVPTFNRMNLSEALIYFFSHYQFGIVSVRKRSLAIGFCPSHDGGYFMYDCQEKDHPLFPKQQGASYMLRTRHLQVLLYCVVVTLNVPFYNIDFSIHKVEMMREGATVENEEEEGGEEGGA